The genomic segment AAATAAAGATCCATGAAACAAAATTCaaccattattttttttttaaaatggaaAAATCAATCTCTTATCGAATTGGGTTTATGTAAACCTCGAAATTTTAATTGCTCCCAAATACATGAGCCAAGTTTTTTTGCTCTCCTCCGccgtttttatgtttttttttttggaatctTTTCCAAACTTTCCAAACCTACGAGCTCTTTATACTAGTTGTCTAATTTCACTGCCTCCCTTTTTGTTCGCGTGATACTTGACACAAATAGAAGATTTTTTGAGAGGTGGGTTTTTTGGGTTGACCGACAATAACCGGAGGATATTACGCAATTAAATGAATTATAGCATTGTTAAAATTTATACTTACGTTTTCGACACATGCATAtcttgagaaatttttttaacctcctacttataaaaaattaacaataaaattggtcatttaattacattattttgggagaaagactaaaattgattaaaagaacttatttctaGGAATATAATCGATTCAACGAAACATACGTGACTGAAAACATCTCACATCAATACATGCATGAGTAAATTGGTGGGTTGCCTCCCCTACCCAACCCAAACCCCAACCCGCAACCTAAACGGTCAAACTGACATGTTTTGATCCGCCTTCAAACATGACACTAAAATCGTAACCCAAACCGTCTATTTTTCATTACAGGACAAACTGGTACGACATGTCTAATACGTTTTGATATAGATGTAAatgaaatttataaattataatttttcatatatcTCATAAATCAAGCATCTAATTGTCcatattattgatttgattactTTTATTCAAGTATATCTTTATACAATCTTTAaccaatattttttaatataaattttaccATTTTGTGTCtagatatattataaataattttatttagtttgAAATCAgtatgtaaaaataaataatactgaAATTACTTTTAATTTGTTTGGATAAAACTGATACATATTTGTACATAATTTTTTAAGCTCttaatattgtttaaattttcTTGGAGTCATGCTAAAATTAAAGCCATCATCACGggatattaaatataatatatttacgtAAGTTGAATGTCCGTCGTCGCAACTTTTTGCGTGCACGGATGCAAATTCTAGAATAAATTGTTCGAATTCAACAACTAACTCAGcctaattttgtttgtttacgGAAAAAAACAATGTTTTCCCAATATTTTTTTCTACTTTATTTGGtaaatttattaaatctttaatAATGCCATTATtagaaaatacataaaattggGTAAATTGATCGGGACGTTAACGAAGTCGAAATGAATATTTTTCCGATGTTTTTCGTATAATCGCCCACTCTTACATATGTTATGtggattttaaaataataattacttCAAGTCAAATGAATCTCTTTTAAGCCCATTATTTTCCTTTTAAGTACAAATACAAAAATTCAATATGTTAgatataaataatcaaatttaacaGAACATAATAAATTAGACATTATCTTTCCAAAGTatgattatgttttattttagaatttttaatttttgaataatCTCTCTTCTCTTTCATATCTTGGAACCGCATATATGAATAATTTGTTGACCAATGAGACAATTGAATAATACAACCTCCTTGAATCGGAACTTGATAAGATTGATCCTTcctttcattatatttattttagttatttaGTTCTTGTTTAGATTTGTTATTTCTCAGCGATTGCTAGTTTTAGTATTTTGTTTAATTCTCATCAAAGAAATCCttttttttaattgtatttccacaaaagaaagaaattttTCGTTTCCCATGGATTCGACTCTACTCATCATTACATCCgttatatttgaaataaaaatttaaatatagtgGCTCGATTACATCACATCATTATGTAATAAGTTCGATATAATTAccctaaaatattaattaatgtcGAATGACGTATCAATTTAACatgtaaaacttttaattaacTATCATAGACTCATGGTAAACGATCCAAACAAAgccaatttaattttttaattaactatCATAGactcataaaatttttaatctatataaattcattatattcaatttaaaataatattttataataataatttgtataGTTACTCAACGTATATATGACTTAGTCATGTAAAATTTCAGGAATAAAAAATAAGTCGGTGCatttatgttaatttattttatttattgtgttttaAAGATGATTTTAGCAATATGATATGCAAGtaagattaaaaatataattctgacGGTGAGAATTCATCTTTATTTCAACAAGGTCTTGTGTTCAATTTCTTCTATTGAAATTAgtatcaatatttttatttttcaactcaacaaatgagtcaAACTCGAGCTTACGAGCTACCTAAACTAGCCGAGCTCGAAAGCCTATATACGaacatgtttgcgagctcacGAGCCTGAATATCCTTACACTTGACCTTGGTTTGGTTAAATTTTCGAGTTGAAAGTGAGCttgatttgatataattaataaacGAACTCAAACTAGTTTTTTATTGAACCGAATTCTAAATAACTCGTGAATGAATGGATTAGTTTACATCCTAGAGggataatttgaaatataactctcatacaataattttttagatttttgatCTTCTAACCATTTTAATTCGTAAACTAACcttcatttaaaatttttatatgaaTTTGGTCAAAATTACCCTTACATGATAAAACATAATTATTCTAACCTAATTACTCATTTACTCTAAtctaaaatattgattttcCCTCCTCTACATATCTTTTTTTAGCCACCTTCCCTCCTATTCTATAGGcttgtcaaattgggtcagGCCCGTCGGGTCGGTCCGTCCCGCCATAAAAATTGAGcgggttgggttgataaaatagcagcccgtttggaggtgggccaaacgggttgagcccgtttgggttacgggccaaacgggttgagcccgtttgggttgcgggctggcccgccaaattaggatagaattttatatttttaagttttatataaaaattcctatttcttccttattttttctCATGTGCCTAAGCCCGTCAAATTATggtagaattttatatttttaaattttatataaaaattcctatttcttccttattttttctCATGTGCATAACTTCAATCACTCTGGTAAAATCTCtatgcttctattttttttgaagatgttATACTCTCAGTCTCCTccctttttttaatgtttaactcgaactaatccaaaattatcaaaataatatagtaaataaagtAATTATGTGTAATGTTTAacacataatattttttgaaatttacaaCCGTCTGTTTCCTCGACTTTCTGTTATCTTCCAATGTTTctcactttttaagaaaatgtggaTGGTAAGAGCTAGGTGACTTGTACGGACAAACCCTTAAGATCGttaaattttgttttcttgtgaTGACAAATCCTTAAGAAACTGGAGAAAGTGTATACTAAAAAATATTTGGaattcacatttaaagatttcaTTGTATTTACGGTTGGTGATATTAGATGAGTTAATTTTTAGTACATGTGTACGATGAAATCTTGTGTGAATTAGAATAagcactttatttttttatagattatgttgattgttgtatactttcaatgtcttatttcaatgtttttaagttttttatgtaattatttgactgaaatatatttttcttctatgtttattttaatattgtttaatatttttttaaaaaaaaataataagcggGTTGGCCCACCTAACCCGCGGCCCAAGGTGGGTTGGGCTGGGTTGGCCATTTAAAGGCCCGCCCCGCCCCGCCTAATGGCGGGTTgcgggctggcccgccccgtcagcccgttttgacatgtatacTATTCTATATCATTATCTCTTTTCTCATATTGATTCTCTGATTGTACTATCTCCTAAGGTTAGAATTAACAAAGGGAGAACAAAGAAAAAGAGGATTCCTTCCGTTGGTGAATTTAAAAGTAGAAAGAAGAAATCAATAGTTTAATatatgtatttaattttttaattattgttaaattgatattttgaacTTACACGttcatatttttcttttgtttcaaTGACATGTTCCTTTGACATTTGAGCTAATGGGGAAGAACATACATGCTGGAAGTTGTTAgtttttttcaatttctttgGTACTTTTGGcatctaattattaaataagCCAACCAAATACTTCATTACatcctatttttttttattttttctcaatttaaatgaaaacttgaaaatgaaaattatcTTATACGTTTTGTATAGTATATCGTAAGCAAAAGAACAAAACATCACTTGTGATTCTAGTCCGTTTCTTTTCAAAACATATCTGCTgtcatttgtaatttttttcaaattttaaacagaaACATTCGTTTCTTATTAGATTTATGTCAAAATGATTTTCTTATTGCATTTACGTGAAAATGGTAAAGAAATAACGAtaacttaattaaaaaaataaagtcatatatattttattggaTTTATGTGAAAAGGTCAAAGAAGTAATAACCacctaattaaaaaaataaagtcaTATATTTAAGTAAAAGAATCAAATGGaggttatatttttaaatatctctGGGAAGGTACCATCCTATTTCTCACAATCTCCCCCAAGAAGTCAAAATTCGCCTTCCGTTAGTTTTTagttaaaatatcatgtcaatTGGAAATCTAAATATtactatattaaaaatatatatgcgAACCGGAATTCCCCTAGATTCTCTCCCTCTGCATACGTGAATAATCCCAGTTTAATCCCTGCAACATCCACACCGTCCTCGACCCTTCAATTTTCCAAGGGCTGTAATCCGTAAAGATTCAATCTTTCTCCGCCTCTGGGATTTGCAGAAGGGCCGTTTTCCGCCGCACATTCTTGTGAGTTTGATCGACCCCACGATGATTCCTGTCCCAGATTCTTTTGAACGTATCTGATTATAATTTATCGAATTGTGTTGAAAAAGAAATACTTAAACATGTACGTATCCGTGGTGACATACTTCTAAAATCGAGTAGTTTATCCTCATTCGGGGAAAAAGATTGAATCTTGGGGCGCCAATTGAGAAATATTCGAGGGTAGTTATGGGTTTTCTTCGTGATGCACATAAAGATTGTAGTGATGGTGTTGCTGGGGGTTTAAGATGTCTCGTGAGGAGAAAACAGGTTGATTCTTCTCATTCGAAGTCAGCTCCCCCTGGAAGTGATCATAATCGATTGGCCAAGGCTTTGAGTATACCTCATCTCGTTGCCATCGGTaagataaatttattaataatgtTTTTGGTCAATTTTCTTATACGTTATTCTAGAGTTTGAGGTTTCTGGTTTATTAACGTTTCTTATTGTATTGGAATGTCTTTTGAGGTGTTTGTgtagttgaattttcttctcaTCCATCAGTTTCGCATTTGATCTCTGGTAGTATGCTCGTGTAGTTTTATATTTTCATATGTTGTATGAAGAAGGGAGAGTTTTGTTTCTGTGCTTCAACCCCAATCCATTTTCTTTGCTTGGAATCCATTAGATCGCGTTCCTGCAGTTTAacttatgattatgatttaataatatttattatttttgtgatTGGAGTTTGCTCGTCTAatgttatttcattaatttactGTAAGTAGGAGACTTTTATTTCTGTGCTTCAGCTTTTTATCCATTTTCTTTGTTTTAAATTGGTTAAATTATGCTCCTAAGTTTATTACTTCTGAtgataatttgaaatttttacgaTTCTAGTGATTATACATGAACCCTGTTATTGAATTATGCTAAGAGTGCAGTAATGTGAATAGTGGACTGATTTTTTTGATCTGAATCATTTTTCGTTATATTTTCTAGGAGTTGGTGCAACAATTGGTGCTGGGGTTTATATTCTTGTCGGTACCGTTGCTAGGGAGCATTCTGGGCCAGCCCTTACCTTTTCCTTTCTTATAGCTGGAATAGCGGCCGCCCTTTCTGCTTTCTGTTATGCCGAGCTAGCAAGTCGATGCCCTTCTGCTGGAAGTGCATATCATTATTCTTACATTTGTGCTGGAGAAGGGTAAATTTCGTTTCAAATCTGTCTCGCCACAGTTTGAATAATGTCTACTTTGTGAATTCACCTGTGATTTCAAACCTTATCTCTGCTTTTGCGAGAGAATGTTGAGTCTTTTGTTGCATATGATCATCTCTCTCCACTTCAATCATATCTAGTGTGAACTATTTCATGGTAACATGCTACAGTGGAGTTTCCTATGGAAATTTGCTGTTCCTTGTTCATGATTTTGCATtcgtttatatgattttaaggTCTGACTTCTTTGTGAACAAACCTACCCACTGCGAGCTTTCATTAATTAGTTTATTGCAAACAATTGGAGATAAATATGCTGTTAAAGTATTGATTTGAACACTTATTTTTGTTTCAAACAGTGTTGCTTGGTTGATTGGTTGGGCATTGATATTGGAATACACCATTGGAGGTTCGGCCGTTGCTCGTGGCATATCCCCTAATCTGGTGCGTAGGGTACATCTGCGTGTCATTAAGGTTTTTGGATTAGTACTTGATGGTGACTTGGTTTTATTTTATCACCTTTTTTCCTGCAACAGGCGATGCTTTTTGGAGGTCCAAATAGTCTCCCTTCTTTTCTAGCTCGCCAGACTATTCCCGGGCTTGATATTGTGGTTGATCCATGTGCAACTGTCTTAATTTTTGTGGTCACAGGGCTTTTGTGCGTGGGAATCAAGGAGGTCTCTTTACAGTATTACTACCTTATTGCATTGGGTTTTCCACCACTAAAGTTTTTGGATTTCTAAATTAGTTAGCAAAATAAAATGTGTATGCAGAGTACGTTTGTCCAAGGAATCGTAACTTCAGCAAATGTATGCGCCATGATCTTTGTCATTGTAGCTGGTGGATATTTAGGCATTAAGACTGGATGGCCTGGCTATGAACTTTCCACTGGGTAatcttttttataattgttagcGATTTGCATTCCAGTTAAATTGCTTTATCATCTCTCCCAGATATATGAAACTGTTCGCCAATATTCCATTTTCTTTTAGATATTTACCCTTTGGGGCTAATGGGATGCTTGCTGGTGCTTCAACAGTATTTTTTGCATATATAGGATTTGATGCGGTCGCTAGTACAGCAGAAGAGGTATATGCTACTTTgaactcattgaatttaaaataatcgtaatatAATGAAAAAAACCGCAACAAAGAAGATCTACATGTTTGGGTATCGAAACCTACATTTACGATACAACGCAGAAGGCTAAAATTCTTATTGGTGTCTCTTTGTTGAAAATGTAATCATCTCCCCTTTATATTGGGTAAATATCATGGAATAAATATGGTATATCTGTAGGAAATATTCTTATTACTAAATCCCACTAAATAATATTAAAGATACATCTCATCTTGATAATACCAAATCCAATTCCAGCATGTATTATTTGATTTCTAATTGTAACATCCTGACAAGAAAGCTTGGCCATGAATTTCCTTCTCGCTACAGGTAAAAAACCCTCAACGGGACCTACCACTGGGCATTGGCTTATCATTATCCTTATGTTGCACGCTTTATATGCTAGTTTCTGCGATCATAGTTGGTTTAGTGCCCTATTACGCCTTGGATCCTGACACTCCTATTTCCTCTGCCTTTGCTAGCCATGGTGTTAAGTGGGCAGCGTAAGTTGTTTATGTCTATGTTATCTTGTTTGTGTTATTTTTAAGCTTAATTTCCGTCTATGTGCTCCATTTGTAATTATTGTTGATTTACGTGAAATGCAGTTATATCATAGCTGTTGGAGCTTGTACTGCTCTttgttcaacattgatggggtCTATCCTGCCACAGGTAATCACTATTCTTTCGTGCCACATAAATGTCAACTCTCTAAAATAgcattttgttttcttttggtaAAAGTTTGTCGGAAAGAGTCATATCTTTAATTCTAGTTGGAGGAAATTTTCCTGGTATTTATGAGCTCACCTTGAAATCGAAAGGTTTCTCACTAAAATGAGTTGTCAATAACGTAGGAAAGTTAAGAATGTGTTTCTGTATGACAGCCACGAATTCTAATGGCAATGGCTAGAGATGGACTGCTGCCGTCATTTTTTTCAGATGTCAATAAAAGCACTCAAGTTCCTGTGAAAAGCACTGTAGTAACCGGTTTACTTTCCGGAGTCTTGGCATTCTTCATGGATGTGGACCAGTTATCGGGAATGGTATGCGCCTTTGTTACTTGTAAGAGAAGTTCATTTAAACCAAACTGGGTCATCAAATTCTCTTCTAgtttttttttctactgaaattTTTACAAGGTCCTGATTACTGAATTTTACCCGCAGGTTAGTGTTGGCACACTTCTTGCATTTACAATGGTGGCAATCTCGGTGCTGATACTGAGATATGTCCCACCAGACAAGGTTCCTCTTCTGGCACATTTTCAGGAAGCAATAGATTCAGTTTCAGTGCGTTACAGCAACAACAATTGTCCTGGAAACGCCAATGTGGAGCACACAAAAGATCATGCTATATCTCCGGAAAGCAGTGTTCCACTTTTAGCGGACAAAGAAATATCTGTTGAGTATCCTTTCTTAGAGAAAGCAGTGAAGAAATTCAAATGTAAGTTTTATCCGACGCTGGAATCTAAATAATTCTTGATGGGCATTTTTGGAAAGTTGTTGCCACCCTCCTAGTA from the Primulina tabacum isolate GXHZ01 chromosome 16, ASM2559414v2, whole genome shotgun sequence genome contains:
- the LOC142528791 gene encoding cationic amino acid transporter 2, vacuolar-like, translated to MGFLRDAHKDCSDGVAGGLRCLVRRKQVDSSHSKSAPPGSDHNRLAKALSIPHLVAIGVGATIGAGVYILVGTVAREHSGPALTFSFLIAGIAAALSAFCYAELASRCPSAGSAYHYSYICAGEGVAWLIGWALILEYTIGGSAVARGISPNLAMLFGGPNSLPSFLARQTIPGLDIVVDPCATVLIFVVTGLLCVGIKESTFVQGIVTSANVCAMIFVIVAGGYLGIKTGWPGYELSTGYLPFGANGMLAGASTVFFAYIGFDAVASTAEEVKNPQRDLPLGIGLSLSLCCTLYMLVSAIIVGLVPYYALDPDTPISSAFASHGVKWAAYIIAVGACTALCSTLMGSILPQPRILMAMARDGLLPSFFSDVNKSTQVPVKSTVVTGLLSGVLAFFMDVDQLSGMVSVGTLLAFTMVAISVLILRYVPPDKVPLLAHFQEAIDSVSVRYSNNNCPGNANVEHTKDHAISPESSVPLLADKEISVEYPFLEKAVKKFKFILSEGNRRKIAGWSILLTCVGVLVLTSAASTMSLNSSLRYALCGIGGFLLLSGLVSLTCMDQDDARHSFGHTGGFICPFIPLLPIASILINVYLLINLGSSTWIRVSIWLAVGVFIYIFYGRKHSSLQDAVYVPATWVDEIYETSSNSLP